The DNA region TTCGACGCGCAGGCACGGCCGAGCTGAGTCGAAGGGCTGCTACACTCGCCGCATGAGCGTGGCAGGCGGTCCCTACGTCGCCCTGGCAGTCCTCTGCCAACGCATCGACCTGCAGCCCGACGGCACCGCCAACATCCTCGGCATCGTCGATGGCCTGGCCATCGACGACCCCACGGAACCGGGGACTCCCCCGCTCGTCCTCAACGTCCGCGCCCTCATTGCCCTCAGGGGCGGCAGTGTCCGCGGGTCCAGGATCCTCACCCTGCGGGGCTGGTTCCCGTCCGGCGCCGAGGGACTCGCCTCCGACACCGTCGTCGTCTTCTCGGACGAACGGCCGGCCATCACCCTGAACGTGCCGCTGGAACTCGAGTTGCCCGAGATCGGCACCTACGTGTTCGACGTGCTCTGTGACGGCGAGTTGCTGACCGCCATCACCCTCGACGTCGTGCAGCGCTAGGCGCGGCCGTCCTCATCCGGCCCGTCCGCGTTCGGCGTTCCGCGTTCGGCGTTCAGGAATCCTACTGACAGGTGGCGGGCGGTTTGGGCGGATCGGCCGTGTCTGCCGAGCGCACCGACAGGAACTGCACCTTTGGCGGCACGATGGGCGCCAGCGTGATCGCGACACGCAGAGCACCCCGCTCGCACGGCATCACCCACTCGCCTCGAAGTGCGTTCTCGACAAGGAACGGTCCGTCGGCCCGACAGGCGCCATGCCTGGCAGTCAGCGCGGCGATCTCGGCTCGACGACGGTCCTTCGCGACGTCGAGGTACAGGTTGTTGGCGGCAATGCTGTCGGCCAGCCCGTCGTCCCACTTCTGGATGAGCCTGGTGACGTCGGCGCGCAGCCCGACCAGCGCCGGCAACGGAACGACGGGACGCGGCGCGAGCGCGCCCGTGCGGGCCAGCGCGTCGAGCGCGTTGTCGAACCGGGGCGACCAGGCCGTGTAGGTGAGCGACCCCATCGCGACGAGGCCGACGCCGTACTCGGGGAGCCAGCGCATCTGCGAGCCGAAGCCCGGGAGGCCGCCCGAGTGCGCCACCACGTGTCCGAACGCGCACGTCTGCGACACGCGCAGTCCGTAGCCGTACCCGCCCGACGACAGCGACGGTCCCGCCGGCGTCGACCGGACCACCGCGGGGGCCGGGCGCCAGACCTGCTGCATCTCGCGGCGCGAGGACCGCCGGAGCGGGCCGGCCTCGGCGCCGTCGCGAGCAGGCCAGGCGTCCATGTGCCACGCCACGTAGGCCGCCAGATCACGAAGCGAGGTCAGCATGCCGCCCATGGCCCCGAAGGCGCCATCGGGCAACGGCGGCTCTTCCTTCCAGCGCTCGTCCTCCCACCGATACCCGTGCGCGAGGCGCGCCGCGGGCACGACAGGCGCATCCAGGGTCGTGGCCGTCAGGCCGAGCGGCGCGAGGAGCCGCGTGCGCACGTAGTCGCGGTACGGCATGCCCGAGACGTTGGTGACGATGCGTCCGAGGATGGCGAAGCCGTAGTTGGAGTACTCGTACGCGAGCCCGGGCGGGGTCGAGAACGGAATGCCCTGCCGCATGAGAGCGTCCATCTGCGCGTCGGTCAGGGCGAGCTGCTGGTCGCCCCAGGGGTTGTCCTCGGGGAAGCCCGCGGCGTGTGTCAGGAGGTGGCGCACGGTGAGGCGCGGCGAGTCCGTGGTGGGATAGGCAAGCCCCTTCAGTTCGGGCACGTAGCGCTCGGCGGGATCGTCGAGCGCGAGCTTGCCCTCGTCGCGCAGCATGAGGATCGCTGCGGCCGTGAAGCTCTTGGTCATCGACGCGATGCGGAACACCGTGTCGGCGGTCACGGGCGCCTGCGTCGTGACGTCCTGCACGCCGAACGTGCCGGTGTGGACCAGTCGCCCGTCGACGATGACGCCCCAGGCCATGCCCGGCACATGGGCGGCGCGGGCGTAGTCGGTGAAGGCGCGGTCGATCTCGGGGAACGCGGGCGCGAGCGCCGCGACGCGATCCTGCGCGGCGGCCGGTGCCTGGGCCTCGGCAGGCCCGGCGACCGCGAGTGCCACCAGGGCCGCGAGCATCGCGCGGATCACCGCGTGCGCCATCACGCCTCCTTCGAGGAGACCGGCCCGGCTCCCCATTCCCGACTCCCGACTCCCGACTCCCGACTCCCGACTCCCGACTCCCGATTCCCGCTTCCCGACCGCGTTACCAGTTCGGTTCCTTGCCTTCGATCAGCGACTCGGTCTTGCGGGTCTCCGGGCCGTTCTCGGTGCACACGGCGAAGCTGCTCTCGTACATCGAGACGCCGGCGAACTCGCCGTTCTTGTTGAGGATGTAGAAGTTCAGGCCGAACTTCGGCTTGCCCTCGTGCAGCAGGCGCTTCTCGATGGTGTTGGCGCGGACGCGGCGCAGCGCCTCCATCCCGGCGTCCTTGGGCGACCTGCCGGCCCGCATCTGCTCGACGATGAGGAACGAGCACAGGCCGTACAGGTTCGCCTCACCGCGGCCGGTGGAGCCCGCCGCGCCCACTTCGCCGTCGACGTAGAGACCGGCGCCCAGGATCGGCGAGTCGCCGACGCGGCCGGGGATCTTCCAGGCCAGGCCGCTGGTGGTGGTGACGCCGCAGATCTCGCCCTTGGCGTTGATGCCGTCGCAGTTGATCGTCCCGAAGAAGTGGTCACGGTCGATCAGGCCGTCGCGCACCATCGACCAACCCGCGTCGAAGCTGGCCTGGGCGCGCTTCTCGGGGTCGAGGAAGTGCTCCGGGTCGAGGCGACGCTTCCATTCGAGCCACAGCTTCCGTGACGTATCGGTGTTGAGGTCGTCCTCGACCTGGAACCCCATCTGGCGGGCGAACTTCTGGGCGCCGGCGCCGACCAGCAGGTGGTGGTCGGTGTTCTGCAGCACCGCGTAGGCCACCTTGGAAGGCGTCCGCACGCCCTCGAGGGCCGCGACGCCGCCCGCCCGCTTCTTCGGCCCGTGCATGCAGCAGGAATCGAGTTGCACGACGCCCTCGGCGTTGGGCAGGCCGCCGTAGCCGACGCTGGTGTCCTTGGGGTCGAGTTCGACGATGTTGACGCCGGCGATGAGCGACTCGAGGACGTCGGTGCCGCCGGTCATGAGGCGGAATGCCCGCGCCACGCAACTCTCGTTGCCGTCGTGCAGGCGGGTGTGGCCGTTGGTCGAGGCGATGACCACCGGCCGCGGCCGGGACTGCAGGATGGCCGGGGCGCCGTCGGCGCGGGCGGCCAGGCCGAGGCCGGCCGCCGCTGCGCCGGACCGGACGAATTGACGTCGATTCAGGCGGGATGGCATGCGCCAGAGTGTACGATAGCTGGTCTACAGGCCGGGTGCGTCCACCCCGGCCGCTCGCCCCGCGCCCCCTGCGTCCTTCCACCTGCCCCAGTCGGGCTCATGGAGTGTGTGTCGGCGCCGATGCGAGTGGTGTGCTCAAGACAAGCGAAGGAGCCATGTCCGATTCCCCCGTCCTCCCCGAACGCATCGCCGGCCTGCACGACCTCGCCACGGATTTGTGGTGGGTGTGGCACCGCGACGCGCGCGAGGTGTTCCGCCGCCTCGATTACAAGGTGTGGCGGCTGACCGCCCACAACCCGGTCCGGATGCTCCGCCTCGTCGCTCCCGAGCGACTGGCCGCGGCCGCCGCCGACCCGGCGTTCCTGGCGCTGTACGACGAGGCGATGCGGCAACTGCAGTCGGCGCGGGCCGGCGAGCAGACCTGGTGGGCCGAGCGCAGTGACATGGGCCGATCGCGGCCGATCGCCTACTTCTCGGCCGAGTTCGCGCTGCACCAGTCGCTGCCCATCTACGCGGGCGGCCTCGGCGTGCTCGCCGGTGACCACTGCAAGGAAGCCTCCGACCTCGGGCTGCCGTTCGTCGGGGTGGGCTTCATGTACCCGCAGGGCTACTTCCATCAGAGCGTCACGGCCGACGGCTGGCAGGAAGAGATCTACGAGCAGATCAACTGGGAGAACGCCGCGACGCAGCCGGCCCGCGCCGCGGACGGCTCGGAACTGGTGATCGCCGTTCCCCTCGGCAACCGCACCGTGCTGGTGTCGGTGTGGCAGGTCAAGCTGGGTGGCATCTCGCTGTACCTGATGGACACCAACCTGCCCGAGAACGCGCCCTGGGATCGGGAGCTCTCGGCCCGCCTGTACGGCGGCGACCGGGAGACGCGCGTCCAGCAGGAGATCATCCTCGGCATCGGTGGCGTCCGCATCCTTCGGGCGCTCGGGTACGAGCCGGCCGTGTGGCACCTCAACGAGGGCCACGCCGGCTTCGTCGTCCTGGAGCGGATTCGGGAGTTGCTCGAGCAGGGCCGCTCGTTCGAGGAAGCGCACGAGGAAGTGCGCAGGACGACGGTGTTCACCACCCACACGCCGGTCCCGGCGGGCCACGACGCCTTCCCGTTCCACATGGTGGAGACGCACCTGGCCGGGTGCTGGGGCGGCCTCGGCGCGCACCGCGAGGACTTCCTGGCACTGGGCCGGTACGACAACGGCAGCGGCACCCTGTTCAACATGACGGCCCTGGCGATGCGCAGCGCGGCAGGCGTCAACGCCGTCAGCCAGCTGCACGGCGAGGTGACGCGCGAGATGTGGGCGCCCCTCATCGAGGAACTGCCCAGGCAGGACGAGCCGGTGAAGGCGGTGACCAACGGCGTCCACCTCACCAACTGGCTGTCGCTCGAACTGACCCGCACGCTCGACAAGTACCTGCCCGCCGACTGGCGCGCCCACCACGACGACCCGGCCATCTGGGAAGCCGTGCGGTCGATCCCCGACGAGGTGCTGTGGGAGACCCGCGAGAAGATGCGGTCCTACATGTACAACTTCGTGCGCGAGCGGATCCGCGAGCGCTGGGTCCGCGAGAACATCGCGCCGCCCCGCGTCCTGGCCGGCGGCACCTTCCTCGGCCAGCACGCGCTGACGATCGGCTTTGCCCGCCGCATGACGATGTACAAGCGGCCGGACCTGATCTTCCACGACCCGGACCGCCTGGCGCGCCTGCTCAACGACCCGAAGCGGCCGGTGCAGATCGTCTTCGCCGGCAAGGCGCACCCGGCCGACGAGGGCGGCAAGCACGCCCTGCAGGGCATCTACCGGCGGGCCCTCGACCCGCGCTTCGGCGGGCGCATCGCCTTCGTCGAGGACTACGACCTGCACGTCGCGCACTACCTGGTGCAGGGCTGCGACGTGTGGCTGAACAACCCGCGCAAGCCGCTCGAGGCGAGCGGCACGAGCGGCATGAAGGCGGCGGCCAACGGCGTGCTCAACGTGAGCATCGGCGACGGCTGGTGGCCCGAGGGGTTCGCGGGCGGCAACGGCTGGCTGATCGACCCGGGCGTCGAGCACGGCGACCCGTCGGCACAGGACGCCGCCGACGCCGACGCGCTCTACCGGTTGCTCGAGAACGAGGTGGTGCCGGCCTTCTACGACCGCGACGACCACGACGTGCCGCACCGCTGGGTGGGCATGGTGAAGGAGTCGATCCGCACGGTGGCGCCGCAGTTCTGCACGCGCCGGATGCTGAAGGAGTACGTCGAGCGGATGTACATGCCGGCGTTCGAGCACAGCATGGGAAAAGGCAAGTAGGAAGAGCAGAAGAGTAGAAGGGAAGAAGGCAGAGCGGGAAGGGCGAAGGACGGAAGCGCCGAAGTCTCCAAGGACTTCGCGCTTTCGCCGTGCCTCCCGGTTTGCTCCTTCCTGCCCTTTCCTGCCTCTTCCGCCTTCCCGCCCTGCCTTCTTACCTTCTGCTCTTCTACTCTTCTACTCTTCTTTCCTTCCCCGGGTGTCGCCCTGGCGCCATGCGACAATGGCCTGATGCCTCGTCGTACCGCCTCGAGCGCCCGCTGCGCTCTGTGCAATGCCAAGGAGGTCTCCGAGCCGCGAGGCGAGGAGAAGTACTGCCGCGACTGCTGGGACAAGAAGATCGCCGTCGAGGAGATCGTCGCGCGCGAGTTCGCGCTCAAGCGCTACATCCGCGCCCACAGTGCCGAGAAGTACCTCATCTACCACTCGACGCTGAAGCGCCCCTGCGGGATGCTCATCGTGGTCGATGACGGCTACGACCTGTTCCTCACGCTGGTCCTCTACCCGACCTTCGGGTGGGAGGAGCCCGCGTACCACCTCGAAGGCGACCCCGAGACCCGCAGCTTCCACGAGGTGCTCGTCGACGTCGTCGTCGCGGAGGTCATCGAGCCCTGGGGCGGCGGCAAGTGGCACCTCGAGATCATCCGCGCCACGCAGCCCGATCCCGAGGAGTGGAACGGCGAGCTGTAGGTCTCGACCTGCCAGCCTAGGTGAGGGCCAGGTATTCGTGCACGAAGCGCACGACCATCGAGCCTTCGCCCACGGCCGACGCGACGCGGTTCATCGCGTTGGCGCGGATGTCGCCGGCCGCGAACACGCCAGGGACGCTGGTCTCGAGCGGCAACGGCTCGCGGGCTTCCTTCCACACGCGGGCGCACGACGGTGCCGCCATCAGGTCGCGGCCCGTGAGGACGAACCCGCGATCGTCGCGCAGCACCTCCGCCGGCAGCCACTCGCTGCGCGGCCGGGCGCCGATGAACACGAACACCGCGTCGACGGGCTCGACCGAGACGACGCCGGAGCCCACCGACGAGAACGACACGCGCTCGACGTGCTCGTCGCCCTCGACGCCGCAGATCTCCGTACCGGCGCGCAGCCGGATGTTCGGCGTCTTGGCGATCTGGTCGATCAGGTACTGCGACATGGTGGCCTGCAGTGACGCACCGCGGATGACGATGTCCACGTTCGCGGCGTAGCGCGACAGGTGCATGGCCCCCTGCCCCGCTGAATTGCCACCGCCGACCACCACCACCCGCTTGCCCGTGAACACGGCCGCCTCGGTCGTCGCGGCGCCGTAGTAGACCCCGGCGCCGGTGTGTTCCGCGATGCCTGGCGCCGGGTGCTCGCGATACGCCATGCCGGTGGCCGCCAGCAGCGTCCGGGTGACCAGTTGCCGGCCGTCTGCCAGGTGCAGTCGCTTGTAGCCGCCCTCGATCTCGAGGCCGGTGACCTCGATCGGCACGAGGCACTCGGCGCCGAGCCGCTGCGCCTGGGCCACGGCGCGACGCGTCAGTTCGTTGCCGCTCACGCCGGCAGGGAATCCGAGATAGTTCTCGATGCGTGAGCTGGTGCCCGCCTGCCCGCCTGGCGCGTGGCGGTCCAGCATCAGGGTCCGCAAGCCCTCCGAGGCGCCGTAGACCGCCGCCGCCAGCCCGGCGGGGCCGGCCCCGACGATCACCAGGTCGTAGAGGTCGAACGTCGCGGCGAGCGGTCGCCCCAGGTGCTCGGCCACCTGGCGTGGCTCGGGGCTGCGCAGCACCGTGCCGTCCTCGAAGAACAGCGCCGGCAGGTCCTCGGAGTCCAGGGAACCCGCCTCGAGCAACGGCGCCGCGTCGGGGCTGCGCGCCACGTCCACCCAGCGATACGGGATCAGGTTGCTCGCGAGGAAGTCCTTGATGGCATGCGACCGGGGCGACCACTGGTGGCCGACAAGCCGCAGGCCCGTCGCCTCGGGCAGGTAGTCGGCCTGCCAGGCGTCGAGCAGGTCGTCGAGGACCGGATACAGGCGCTCCTCGGGCGGCCCCCACGGCTTGGAGAGATAGTGATCGAGGTGCGCGTCGTTGATCGCGCGCACGGCGGCGTCGATGTCGGAGTAGGCCGTCAACAGCACGCGCCGGGCGATCGGGTAGACCTCGCGCGATCGCGTCAGCAACTCGGTGCCGTGCATGCCGGGCATCCGCTGGTCGCTGAGGAGCAGCGCCAGCGCGTCGCCCTGCGCCTTCATCTCCTTCATCGCCTCGAGGGCTTCCTCGCCTGACGAGGCGCTGACGATGGCCCACTTGTCGCGGTAGCGGCTGCGCAGGTCGCGGCGGACGGCGGCGAGCACCTGCGGGTCGTCGTCGACGACCAGCAGCGCAGGATTCTTCACGATGCGCTCTCCATGGGGGCGGCGGCGACGCGCAGTCGCACGCGGAACTCCGTGCGCCCGGGCACCGACTCGACCTCGATCGTGGCGTCGTTGTGCTGCAGCAGGCGCCGCACGATGTCCAGGCCGAGGCCGGTGCCCTGCCCCACCGGCTTGGTGGAGAAGAACGGCTCGAAGATGCGGGCCTGGACGTCGGGCTGGATGCCGGGACCGTCGTCGATGACGCGGACGACCACGTGGGTGGACTCGCAACGGGCGGTGACGTCGATGCGGCCGCCGGTCGCGACGGCATCGAGGGCGTTGTCGATCAGGTTGGACCACACCTGGTTCAGCTCACCGACGAAGCCGAGCACGCGGGGCAGGCCCGGCTCCACGTCGATGGCGACGGCCACCTCCTTGCGTCGCGCCTTCGACTTCAGCACCGTCACCGTGTTGGCGAGGTTGGTGGGCAGGTCGAGCGGCTCGGCCATTGTTGCCTGATCCATGTGCGTGAAGCCCTTGACCGCCTGCACCAGGCCCGTGATGCGCATCGCCGCCTCCTGGATCTCCGAGGCCAGCTCGCGCACCGCGCACCCGGCTGCCGCCCACCTGAGCACGGCGTCCAGGGCGTCGCCGTCAACCTGCCCGGCAATCCGATCGAGCGCGTCGAGGGTGACGGCGGTCTCGGCCAGCAGTGGGCTCAGGGTCTCGTCGAGGGCGTGCGCCGCGAGCCAGTCGGCGAGGGTCTCCTCCCGTTCCGCGCGCTGCAGCGGCGACAGGACGCCCCCCGCGCGCGAGGCGAGACACGAGGAGCGCATGGCCTCGATGGCTGCCAGTTGCTCTTCATCGAGGCGTGCCTTGCACAGCACACGGGTGGCCCGCTCGGCCTGCGCGAGCCGGTCGTCGAGCACCGCGGCACTGCGCTCGATGGCCGCGGCCGGGTTGTTCAGCTCGTGCGCAAGACCAGCAGACAGCTTGCCGAGCGAGGCCATCTTCTCGGTGCGCAGGTCGCTCGACGTGAACAGTCGCGCCCGATCGACCATCCGGTGCACGAGGATCGCCGTGACCTGGTGGCACTCGCCAATCAGCGCGGGGAACAGGCTGCGATCGATCGCGAGCAGGGTCGACGGCTCCTGCGCGATGGTGTCTCCCGGTGGACTCGACAGGCGCGAGTACGGCAGCGCGCCGAGCACATCGCCCGTCCGCCACTCCATCGTCTTCTCGCGCCCCGAGGGCCGCTGGACGAACATGGCGATGTGTCCTGCCAGCAGCACGTACATGCCGGCAACGGTGGCGTCCCTGGCGCTCAGGACGTCGCCGGTGGCCAGTTGCCGCACGACGCCGTGGTCCGCCAGCCAGGCCAGTTCCTCGCGCGGCGCGGCGCTGAGGACCGTGTGCGTCGTGAGTTGGTCGACCAGTTCGCTCGGTGACACGCTCGCCCCTTTGAGGAGGCGTCATCATATACGGTCGAGCTCCGGAAGCGCCCACGCGTCCGGCGATTCCGGGGACGTCGGCTTCAGCGCCACGCGAGGGGCGGCAGCGTGCGCAGGTCGATGAGCGCGACGGTCTCGCGCGTCCGGCCGGTGTGGAACTGCACGTAGTCGCCTTGCCGATCGAACGACGCGTGCGCGTGGACGGCCCGCACGGCGTCGCGGATGCCGGTGGCAAGCAGCCGCATCGCTCCGGTCGCAGTCTCGAGCAGCCACAGACGGCCCTTGTTGTCGTCCACGACGAGGAAACGGCCGTCGGGACGCGCGGCGACATGCCAGTAGTCGCCTTCCTTCACCATGCGCGCGCTGCCGTCCTTGTCCGCGATCATCACGCCCTGCTTGTCGTTGATGAGGGTGAGCTCGCCCGTCCCCGCAATCCACGCCTCGTGGGTGATCCACTCTTTCAGCGGCGTCACCCACGTCTTCTGGTCGGTGCGCGCGTAGAACGGGCGGTTGCGGCGGCCGTCGGCGTCGACGACCCAGGTACGCTGCGGTGCGTAGCCGCCTGTTTCCCAGACGTAGAAGATGCGGTCGTCGGTCGGACTGTGCTGCACGTGCCCGATGCGGAAGCCCTGCGTGATCACCGTGCGGTACTCCCCCGTCCGCACGTCCATGCGCCCGATCTCCCACGTGCCTTCGTCGCGCTGCACCGAGAGGGCGAGGTGCGTGCCGGCGCCGTTCAGCGATGGTTGCCCGAAGCCCCCGACGGCCACCCCGGGAATCGTGCCGACCGTGTGCTCGGTGAAGGTCTCGATGTCGAGCGCGACGATGACCACGCCGCGCTGCAGGTACACGCGGCGCGGGTTGGTGTGGTCGGGCGTCGCGCCGCGCGAGGTGCCCGCCGGGTCGTCGGTGAGTTGCACGAGGCGGCCGGTCCCGACGTCGGCGCGATAGAGCTGCGACGTGCCGGTCCGCGTCGACGTGAACAGCAGATAGCGGTTGTCGGCCGTGAAGTTCGAGACGTGGAAGTACAGGTTGTCGCTCGTCCCCGTCGTCGCGATCTCCCGGACGGTGACGCCAGTGACGGGATCGACGTACGTCTGCTGCTCGATGCCCCAGTCGCGCCCGACCTGCGCGGCCGAGGGCGGCGCGGATGCGAGCAGGGCGAGGGCGACGGCAACGAGAAGAGGCGGGGTGCGCATGGCTGGCGCCATTACACCCCGGATCGGCGGGTTCCTAGCTGCCGGCGGCCGGCGCGTACCGCTGCCGCGCCCGGATCTCCACGCCCCGGCGCGCCACCTTGACCTCGATGCTCCGTGACTCGGGCTGCTTCTTCCCTGCCGCCGGTTCCGGCTGTGCGTAGGCGAGCCGGTAGTACTGACGACTGTCCTGCAGCAGTTGCGGGAACACCTTCGTGAGGTCGTTGGTCCACAGCGTCTGCACGCCGCCGGTGTTCCTGGCCAGCATCGACAGGCTGCCGAATATCTCGCCGTTGGAGATCTGCGTCGCCTGTGTGAACTGCGGACTGTCGGAGCCGCCCATGTTGACCATCTGGGCCGAGGGGATGTGCGCGGTGCCCGGCGCGCGCAGCCCGCGCGGGTCGACCGTGTAGATGGCCACGTTGCTCAGGGCGGCCTCCCGCAGCACCTCCAGGTAGTCGGTGAACGTGGCCTGCCCCAATGGCGTGAGGCGGACATTGCGCTCCTGCACGAAGCCGTCGTGCCCCTCGCTCACGAGCAGGATGGCGCGCCGCTCGGCGGCATCCGAACGCACCGATTCGGCGACGTGGCCGAGGACCTCCATCGCCCGTCGCGTCCGGAACTCCGCCTCCATCGGCGTCCCGCCAGTCTTCTGGCCGCGGAACCGGCGGATCAGCGCGCGGGCCGGCTCACGGTCGGTGGTGAGGTCCAGCGCGAGTTCACCCGGCCCGGTGTTCACCACCGCCAGGCGGTCGTGCGGCCCGAGCGCATCGACGAAGGCCAGGGCGGCCTCGGCCGCCGGCGCGGTCCGCGTCGGGTGGATGTGCCAGTCGTCGAGCACGAGCACGAAGTCGCGCCGCTGCGAGGGCTGCTCGCCACCTCCGAGATCGACGCGTTCAAAGGCGACCAGCGGCTGAGGCTTGCCGTTGTCGAGCACCGTCACTTCATCGGCGCGCAGGTCGGTGACGGCCTTGCCGTCGCGCGTGACGACAGCGGACACCTCGACGAGCGTGGTACCGCCGCGGAAGGTGGGTTGCGCTGGAGTAGGCGCGGGCGCCTGCGCACGCACCGCAGTGAAGGCGAGGACGACGATGGCGGCGACGACGGGCAGACGACGCATGTTGACCTCCTGGGTGACGCGTAAACCTTGGGCCTTGGACCTTGGGCCTTGGGCCTTGGGCCTTGGACCTTGGGCTTCCGTGACCCCTGAGCCCTTCGTTCAGTGCGGTTCGGCGAGCCTGTCGACGCGGTCGCCGAGCAGCGGCCACCGCGGCGTGCCGCCGAGGGCAACGCGCGCCAGGGACCAGGCCCAGAAGCCGAACCCGACCACGACGATGAACTGGGTCGCCCAAACGCCCACGCGGAACAGGGCGAGCGAACTCAGGAGCCCGACCGCGGCCACGCCGAGGGTGGCCACGCCGAGCAACGAGAGGACGCCGAAGCCCAGCACCGACTGTGCGGCGTGCCACCGGGAGGGACGGTCGCGCGCCTCGAGCCACAGGACGAGTACCCCCGAGATCCAGCCGGCCGAGTACGCGAGGAGGGCGGCCTGCCTGGACGTGAGCCCGAGCGAGGTGCGCTCGGGAGCCGTCGGCGTCCTGACGGCCGACGACTGTGCGGGGAGCTTCGCCATGCGGCGTCCAGCGTAAACCATTTGGGCAGGGCCGGCTCTCCGGCCCTGCCCGGTCCTGCTACTTGTCGGCCACCTTCTCGAAGCGCACCGGGCCGTCGTGCCTGGTCACGCCGGCGACCGCAAACGGCGTGGTGACCGTGGCCGTGACGCTCGACCCCTGCACCGGCGGGATCTCGCGGTACATCACGATGAGCGTGTCGCCGTCCTTGCCGACGCCGGCAATCTCGACCTTGTACCCACTGGTCGGGCGATTGCCGAGGAACACGCCCACGACCATCATCTGGTCGAAGGCCACCTGCGGCGCCGCCTGCTTGGTGGGCAGTTGCGCCCACAGCGCCGCCCAGTCCTGCTCGGTGCGGACCACCGCCTCGCGGGCCGCGCCGCCACCGTTGCTGAGCGGGCCGTGCGCGATGGGCACGAATCGCGGGGCGTTGGAGGCCGCTTCGGTGCCCGTCCCGGGCGGGCCGTACACCGCGAACGTCACTTCCCGCGACACCGACGGCTTGTCGAGGCGCGGCTTGGCCTCGACCTTCAACACGTACAGGCCGGGCGCGAAGTCCTTCAGCGGCACCTCGAACTGCACGCCGTAGCCGCCGCCCTTGCCGCCGCCGAGTTCGGTCGACTTGCGCTCCTCGGTGGTGTTGAACACCTTCGTCCCGTCGACACGCGTCACCGTCGTCGTGATGTCGACGCTGTGCCCGCCCTGAATCGAGTCGTACACGTCGACGTAGCCGAACAGGTTCTCCACCTGCGCGAAGCCGCGGGTCGTGGTCGGGGGCAGCGGCATCAGCTTCTTGAGCGACTCCTCCATGCGCGGCGTCGGCGTCAGCTGCGCGCCCGTCGACGTCAGGAGGATGCCGCTCATGCTCAGGTCCTTGTCCGAGAAGTCGGGGACGATC from Luteitalea sp. TBR-22 includes:
- a CDS encoding oligogalacturonate lyase family protein, yielding MRTPPLLVAVALALLASAPPSAAQVGRDWGIEQQTYVDPVTGVTVREIATTGTSDNLYFHVSNFTADNRYLLFTSTRTGTSQLYRADVGTGRLVQLTDDPAGTSRGATPDHTNPRRVYLQRGVVIVALDIETFTEHTVGTIPGVAVGGFGQPSLNGAGTHLALSVQRDEGTWEIGRMDVRTGEYRTVITQGFRIGHVQHSPTDDRIFYVWETGGYAPQRTWVVDADGRRNRPFYARTDQKTWVTPLKEWITHEAWIAGTGELTLINDKQGVMIADKDGSARMVKEGDYWHVAARPDGRFLVVDDNKGRLWLLETATGAMRLLATGIRDAVRAVHAHASFDRQGDYVQFHTGRTRETVALIDLRTLPPLAWR
- a CDS encoding VWA domain-containing protein, coding for MRRLPVVAAIVVLAFTAVRAQAPAPTPAQPTFRGGTTLVEVSAVVTRDGKAVTDLRADEVTVLDNGKPQPLVAFERVDLGGGEQPSQRRDFVLVLDDWHIHPTRTAPAAEAALAFVDALGPHDRLAVVNTGPGELALDLTTDREPARALIRRFRGQKTGGTPMEAEFRTRRAMEVLGHVAESVRSDAAERRAILLVSEGHDGFVQERNVRLTPLGQATFTDYLEVLREAALSNVAIYTVDPRGLRAPGTAHIPSAQMVNMGGSDSPQFTQATQISNGEIFGSLSMLARNTGGVQTLWTNDLTKVFPQLLQDSRQYYRLAYAQPEPAAGKKQPESRSIEVKVARRGVEIRARQRYAPAAGS